One Natronolimnobius sp. AArcel1 genomic region harbors:
- a CDS encoding NADP-dependent malic enzyme, producing MGLDEDSLDYHRTDPPGKLEISTTKPTNTQRDLSLAYSPGVAAPCLEIDADERDAYTYTAKGNLVGVVSNGSAVLGLGDIGAQASKPVMEGKGVLFKRFADIDVFDVELDEEDPHKIVDAVKMMEPTFGGVNLEDIKAPECFTIEERLREEADIPVFHDDQHGTAIISGAALLNAADITGKDLADLEVVFSGAGASAIASARFYVSLGVEKENITMCDSTGIITEKRAENGELNEYKEQFARDLPEGGLGDAMEGADVFVGLSAGGIVSQEMVRSMASDPVLFAMANPDPEIGYEDAKEARDDTVIMATGRSDYPNQVNNVLGFPFIFRGALDVRATEINEAMKVACAEALAELAREDVPDAVVKAYGDDPLQFGPDYIIPKPVDPRVLFRVAPAVAKAAMDSGAARVDMNLEEYEEELEARLGKSREMMRVVLNKAKSDPKTVALAEGENEKMIRAAYQIQEQGIAAPILIGDESEIRQSAANLGLDFEPQVADPSAGDYDEYAERLHELRSRKGITRSEAGELIEGDSNYFGSVMVEQGDADAMLTGLSHHYPSALRPPLQVIGTADDVDYAAGVYMLTFKNRVVFIADATVNQDPDEDVLAEVTKQTGDLARRFNIEPRAALLSYSNFGSVDNEATRKPRRAARMLQDDPEVDFPVDGEMQADTAVVEDILEGTYGFSDLEEPANVLVFPNLESGNIGYKLLQRLGGADAIGPMLVGMDKPVHVLQRGDEVKDIVNLAGVAVVDAQQE from the coding sequence ATGGGACTCGACGAGGATTCACTCGACTATCATCGCACCGATCCGCCCGGGAAACTCGAGATTTCGACGACGAAACCGACGAACACGCAGCGGGACCTCTCACTTGCGTACTCGCCCGGCGTCGCCGCACCATGTCTCGAGATCGACGCAGACGAACGCGATGCCTACACGTACACGGCGAAGGGCAATCTCGTGGGCGTCGTCTCGAACGGCTCTGCAGTGCTCGGACTCGGTGATATCGGCGCACAGGCCTCCAAACCAGTCATGGAGGGGAAAGGCGTCCTTTTCAAGCGATTCGCTGACATTGATGTCTTCGACGTGGAACTCGACGAGGAAGACCCACACAAAATCGTCGACGCCGTCAAAATGATGGAGCCAACCTTCGGCGGCGTCAATCTCGAGGATATCAAAGCGCCGGAGTGTTTCACCATCGAAGAGCGCCTCCGCGAGGAAGCCGACATTCCGGTCTTCCACGATGACCAACACGGCACGGCAATCATCTCCGGAGCAGCCCTGCTCAACGCCGCCGACATCACCGGCAAAGACCTCGCGGATCTCGAGGTCGTCTTCTCGGGCGCTGGTGCGAGTGCAATCGCCTCGGCCCGCTTCTACGTCTCTCTCGGCGTCGAGAAAGAAAACATCACCATGTGTGACTCGACGGGGATTATCACCGAGAAACGCGCAGAAAACGGCGAACTCAACGAGTACAAAGAGCAGTTCGCTCGAGATCTGCCCGAAGGCGGACTTGGCGATGCAATGGAGGGCGCAGACGTCTTCGTCGGCCTCTCCGCTGGCGGTATTGTCTCTCAGGAGATGGTTCGTTCGATGGCGTCGGACCCAGTCCTCTTCGCGATGGCCAACCCTGATCCTGAAATCGGCTACGAGGACGCAAAGGAGGCCCGCGATGACACCGTCATCATGGCCACTGGCCGCTCTGACTATCCAAATCAGGTCAACAACGTTCTCGGTTTCCCCTTTATTTTCCGGGGCGCACTCGACGTGCGTGCAACCGAGATCAACGAGGCGATGAAAGTCGCCTGTGCCGAAGCGCTTGCCGAACTCGCCCGCGAGGACGTTCCTGACGCAGTTGTCAAAGCCTACGGCGACGACCCACTGCAGTTCGGTCCCGACTACATCATCCCGAAACCAGTCGACCCGCGCGTGCTCTTTCGCGTTGCACCCGCAGTCGCCAAGGCCGCGATGGACTCCGGCGCAGCCCGCGTCGACATGAACCTCGAGGAGTACGAAGAGGAACTCGAGGCGCGTCTCGGCAAGTCCCGTGAGATGATGCGTGTCGTCCTCAACAAGGCAAAGAGCGACCCGAAAACGGTCGCGCTGGCCGAAGGCGAGAACGAGAAGATGATCCGCGCAGCCTACCAGATTCAAGAACAAGGTATCGCAGCCCCAATCCTAATCGGCGATGAGAGCGAGATTCGCCAGAGCGCAGCGAACCTCGGACTGGACTTCGAGCCACAGGTTGCTGATCCATCGGCCGGTGACTACGACGAGTACGCCGAGCGACTGCACGAACTCCGCTCCCGAAAGGGGATTACACGAAGCGAGGCTGGCGAACTGATCGAGGGCGACTCGAACTACTTCGGCAGCGTGATGGTCGAACAGGGCGACGCCGACGCAATGCTGACCGGGCTCTCGCATCACTATCCCTCTGCGCTGCGTCCACCGCTGCAGGTCATCGGCACCGCCGATGATGTCGACTACGCCGCTGGCGTCTACATGTTGACGTTCAAGAATCGCGTCGTCTTTATTGCAGACGCGACGGTCAATCAGGACCCCGATGAGGACGTCCTCGCCGAGGTCACCAAACAGACCGGCGACCTCGCCCGGCGGTTCAACATCGAGCCACGCGCAGCCCTGTTGTCGTACTCGAACTTCGGCAGCGTCGACAACGAAGCCACGCGCAAACCGCGCCGCGCCGCACGCATGCTGCAGGACGACCCTGAGGTTGACTTCCCCGTTGATGGCGAAATGCAGGCCGACACGGCCGTCGTCGAGGACATTCTCGAGGGCACCTACGGCTTCTCGGACCTCGAGGAGCCAGCGAACGTGCTCGTCTTCCCGAACCTCGAGTCGGGTAACATCGGCTACAAACTGCTCCAGCGACTCGGTGGTGCGGACGCCATCGGCCCGATGCTGGTCGGCATGGACAAGCCGGTTCACGTCCTCCAGCGAGGCGATGAGGTCAAGGACATCGTCAATTTGGCTGGCGTTGCGGTTGTTGACGCACAGCAAGAGTAG
- the guaB gene encoding IMP dehydrogenase → MANDVPEHEPYLSKLQVPEALTFDDVLLRPKESRVEPDDADLTSRVSKTVEVSVPILSAAMDTVTESGMAIAMARHGGLGVLHRNMNIDEMVEEIGRVKSADELIIPQDSVVTADPEMSVREVDDLMAREGVGGAPVVNTRGEVLGIISSTDIRPHLEVNEDDPVTEAMTDEVITAGDDIGPRDAFDLMYEHKIERVPVVDDENLLVGLVTMQGILQRREYEEAVRDEDGKLCCGVAVSPFEMDRAEAADEADADVLFIDTAHAHNRNVIDGAREIKEAVDADVVVGNVGTREAAAELVEFADGIKVGIGPGSICTTRVVSGAGMPQITAVAQVADVASEHDVPVIADGGIRYSGDAIKAIAAGADAVMLGSYFAGTDEAPGRVVTMNGKKYKQYRGMGSVGAMKSGDSDRYLKEEPDEEEDYVPEGVEAATPYKGTLKSELHQLAGGMQSGMGYVGAETVPAFKERSEFVRVSSAGQAESHAHDVVITDEAPNYSPDS, encoded by the coding sequence ATGGCGAACGACGTTCCCGAGCACGAGCCCTATTTGTCGAAACTGCAGGTACCGGAAGCGCTAACGTTCGATGATGTCCTCCTTCGACCCAAGGAGAGTCGCGTCGAACCAGATGATGCAGACCTCACCTCGCGAGTCTCAAAGACAGTTGAGGTCTCCGTGCCGATCCTCTCGGCAGCGATGGACACCGTCACCGAGAGCGGCATGGCAATCGCAATGGCTCGCCACGGCGGTCTCGGCGTCCTCCATCGCAACATGAACATCGACGAGATGGTCGAAGAGATTGGCCGCGTCAAAAGCGCCGACGAACTCATTATTCCACAAGACTCAGTCGTCACCGCCGACCCCGAAATGTCCGTTCGCGAAGTTGACGACCTGATGGCCCGCGAAGGCGTTGGCGGCGCACCTGTCGTCAACACCCGTGGTGAAGTGCTGGGCATCATCTCGAGTACGGATATCCGGCCTCACCTCGAGGTCAACGAGGATGACCCGGTCACCGAAGCGATGACGGATGAGGTCATCACAGCCGGAGACGACATCGGACCGCGTGATGCGTTCGATCTGATGTACGAGCACAAGATTGAACGCGTGCCGGTCGTCGACGACGAGAACCTCCTCGTCGGCCTCGTCACAATGCAAGGCATTCTCCAGCGCCGTGAGTACGAGGAAGCTGTCCGCGACGAGGACGGCAAACTCTGCTGTGGCGTTGCCGTCAGTCCCTTCGAGATGGACCGCGCGGAAGCCGCCGACGAGGCGGACGCGGACGTGCTCTTTATCGACACCGCCCACGCGCACAACCGGAACGTCATCGACGGCGCTCGAGAGATCAAAGAGGCCGTCGACGCGGATGTCGTCGTCGGCAACGTCGGTACCCGCGAAGCGGCCGCAGAACTCGTGGAGTTCGCAGACGGGATCAAAGTCGGCATCGGCCCAGGCTCGATCTGTACGACTCGAGTCGTCTCCGGTGCAGGAATGCCCCAGATCACGGCCGTTGCACAGGTCGCAGACGTTGCGAGCGAGCACGACGTGCCTGTGATCGCAGACGGTGGCATCCGCTACTCCGGCGACGCGATCAAAGCGATCGCAGCCGGTGCGGATGCGGTCATGCTCGGCTCGTACTTCGCCGGCACCGACGAGGCACCCGGCCGCGTCGTCACGATGAACGGCAAGAAGTACAAGCAGTACCGCGGCATGGGATCCGTCGGTGCGATGAAATCCGGCGACAGCGACCGGTATCTCAAAGAAGAGCCAGACGAGGAAGAAGACTACGTCCCAGAAGGTGTCGAAGCCGCGACGCCGTACAAAGGGACACTCAAGTCCGAACTCCACCAACTCGCCGGTGGGATGCAGTCCGGCATGGGCTACGTCGGCGCTGAGACGGTCCCCGCGTTCAAAGAACGGAGCGAGTTCGTCCGCGTCTCCTCGGCTGGCCAAGCTGAGAGTCACGCCCACGACGTCGTGATTACGGACGAAGCACCGAACTACTCGCCAGATAGCTAA
- a CDS encoding acetamidase/formamidase family protein: MSEIDLTIDHRLPATDETIHSTWNNALEPVLTIEPGDVVQFECRDATNGQIDQKSTATDVPAIDISQIHPLTGPVAIAGAKPGDVLTVDILSLEHHGWGYTLVLPGAAGLGLLADDFPEPAMYVWDLEDGVAHFTNGIEVPVAPFPGTIGVAPADDGEHETTPPRAVGGNLDIKHLTAGSTLHLPIAVEDALFSIGDCHAAQGDGEVCVNGLEAPMTVTCRFELQTDRSLEYPQFETTGPLSSSGREEPVFGTTGVDADLHEATKIAIRGMIEYLHHERGLARDEAYILCSVAVDLKVNQVVNAPNWTVSAYLPERIFPTANGE; the protein is encoded by the coding sequence ATGTCGGAGATAGACCTCACAATCGATCATCGACTCCCCGCTACCGACGAGACAATCCACAGCACCTGGAATAACGCTCTCGAGCCGGTGTTAACGATCGAACCCGGTGACGTCGTCCAGTTCGAGTGCCGGGACGCCACAAACGGCCAGATCGATCAAAAATCAACAGCCACGGACGTACCAGCAATCGATATCAGCCAGATTCATCCGCTCACCGGGCCAGTCGCCATTGCCGGTGCCAAGCCCGGAGACGTGCTCACAGTTGATATTCTGTCGCTCGAGCACCACGGGTGGGGATACACGCTGGTGTTGCCGGGTGCAGCCGGCCTTGGACTGCTTGCCGATGACTTTCCAGAGCCTGCGATGTACGTCTGGGATCTCGAGGACGGTGTTGCTCACTTCACAAACGGGATCGAGGTGCCAGTGGCGCCGTTCCCGGGAACGATCGGTGTTGCTCCTGCTGACGACGGCGAACACGAGACCACGCCGCCACGAGCGGTTGGCGGCAATCTCGATATTAAACACCTCACTGCAGGGTCGACACTTCATCTTCCCATTGCCGTCGAAGACGCGCTGTTCAGTATCGGCGACTGCCACGCCGCACAAGGTGACGGAGAGGTCTGTGTGAACGGCCTCGAGGCACCGATGACCGTTACCTGCCGATTCGAGTTGCAGACGGATCGCTCACTCGAGTACCCCCAGTTCGAGACTACCGGCCCACTCTCCTCGAGTGGGCGCGAGGAACCCGTCTTCGGGACAACGGGAGTTGACGCAGATCTTCACGAGGCAACGAAGATAGCAATCCGAGGCATGATCGAGTACCTGCATCACGAACGGGGTCTTGCGCGCGATGAAGCGTATATTCTGTGTTCAGTAGCCGTCGATCTGAAAGTCAACCAGGTTGTCAACGCACCCAACTGGACGGTCTCTGCGTACCTTCCGGAACGAATCTTCCCGACTGCCAACGGCGAGTAA
- a CDS encoding YcaO-like family protein, giving the protein MDVHLVGDDPVYETVAAALEDVDIGVVDADPDELTDARFGVVSDVAGAKTFQEASEAARAGGTPWVAIEIGGVGGHPLPAVDAAVSGFASGAGAGCFECLRTRVASTTEETAQQPRADRSTARLAGALAGRECVRVFEGVDDSIIGRVVELPYNRRRFLPVPDCDCDGGERDWTFERDDDESLALDAAVEHAEAAIDDRVGIVTSIGEIESFPVPYYLARNADTSGYSDATAPTEAAGVADDWNAALMKAVGEGLERYCAGVYRESEFVHASEDDLENPVSPAAFVRPESAEYDPEQEYPWVPGQNLATGDDVHLPAAAVQFPQPGPSLVPAITTGLGLGSSTADALLSGLTEVIERDATMLAWYSSFDPLELTLEDERFDVLERRARSEGLSVTPLLVTQDVDVPVVAVAVHRDPAEGAVDPDSPTWPAFAAGSAAALDATDAASSALEEALQNWMELRNIGAENATAQSGAIGEYATFPETVQKFVDVDGTVPAASVGPTADLTGSDALEEVLERVTETGLTPYAARITTRDVSAIGFEAVRVVIPEAQPLFTNEPFFGERAETVPDELGFEPRLKRAFHPYP; this is encoded by the coding sequence ATGGACGTACATCTCGTTGGCGACGATCCAGTCTATGAAACCGTCGCTGCCGCGCTCGAGGATGTCGATATCGGTGTTGTTGATGCCGACCCCGACGAACTAACCGACGCTCGATTCGGCGTCGTCAGCGATGTTGCGGGTGCAAAGACGTTTCAGGAGGCGAGCGAAGCCGCTCGAGCGGGTGGAACGCCGTGGGTTGCCATCGAAATCGGCGGCGTCGGTGGCCATCCTCTGCCCGCGGTCGATGCCGCAGTTTCTGGATTCGCGTCGGGGGCTGGTGCAGGCTGTTTTGAGTGTCTACGCACACGCGTTGCGTCGACAACTGAGGAGACGGCCCAACAGCCACGCGCCGACCGCAGCACGGCTCGACTCGCCGGCGCGCTCGCAGGCCGTGAGTGCGTTCGCGTCTTCGAAGGCGTCGATGACTCAATCATCGGCCGTGTTGTCGAACTGCCCTACAACCGCCGACGATTTCTGCCTGTTCCCGACTGTGACTGTGATGGTGGCGAGCGAGACTGGACGTTTGAGCGTGACGACGACGAGTCGCTCGCCCTTGACGCGGCCGTCGAACACGCCGAAGCAGCGATCGATGACCGGGTCGGAATCGTGACGAGTATTGGTGAAATCGAGTCGTTCCCCGTACCGTACTATCTGGCTCGCAACGCGGATACGAGCGGCTACAGCGACGCCACCGCGCCGACGGAGGCCGCAGGCGTCGCCGACGACTGGAACGCCGCGTTGATGAAAGCCGTCGGCGAAGGACTCGAGCGCTACTGTGCCGGCGTCTACCGTGAGTCGGAGTTCGTTCACGCGAGTGAGGACGACCTCGAGAATCCAGTCTCGCCCGCGGCGTTCGTCCGGCCGGAAAGCGCCGAGTACGATCCTGAACAGGAGTATCCCTGGGTGCCCGGCCAGAACCTCGCGACTGGCGACGATGTCCACCTGCCCGCCGCAGCCGTCCAGTTCCCACAGCCCGGCCCGTCGCTAGTTCCGGCGATTACGACCGGACTCGGACTTGGCTCCTCGACGGCTGATGCACTCTTGTCGGGGCTAACCGAAGTCATCGAACGCGATGCAACGATGCTCGCGTGGTACTCATCGTTCGACCCGCTCGAGCTCACACTCGAGGACGAGCGATTCGACGTGCTCGAGCGCCGAGCGCGAAGTGAAGGACTATCGGTGACACCCTTGCTCGTCACACAGGATGTAGATGTGCCAGTCGTTGCCGTCGCTGTCCACCGCGACCCTGCGGAGGGAGCTGTCGATCCTGACAGCCCCACCTGGCCTGCGTTTGCGGCCGGCTCTGCAGCAGCGCTTGATGCCACCGACGCTGCGAGTTCGGCACTCGAGGAGGCGCTTCAGAACTGGATGGAACTGCGCAATATCGGCGCAGAGAACGCAACTGCCCAATCGGGCGCAATTGGTGAGTACGCGACGTTCCCGGAGACCGTCCAGAAATTTGTCGACGTGGATGGGACCGTTCCCGCAGCCAGTGTAGGCCCAACTGCTGATCTTACCGGTTCAGACGCCCTCGAGGAGGTCCTTGAGCGGGTAACAGAGACCGGACTGACGCCGTATGCGGCACGGATCACAACGCGGGACGTGTCGGCTATCGGGTTCGAAGCGGTTCGTGTCGTCATCCCCGAGGCACAGCCGCTGTTTACCAACGAGCCGTTCTTCGGTGAGCGAGCCGAGACCGTTCCCGACGAGTTAGGCTTCGAGCCACGGCTCAAGCGTGCGTTCCACCCGTACCCATAG
- a CDS encoding PQQ-binding-like beta-propeller repeat protein — MHDRPLEPQRTRAGESDRGARPSRRRLLATLGAASIAGVSGSTLVAGRSIPDCTRVLDDAADAPRATPQPVDDDVSMFRRGVRRYGYYPEETVPDEVRVDWSVPVNEIGHTAAKSTPRPTPDGETVLIASDTGEIHAVTPEGERRWTLETGAGNSLGFHGTPAIVGETAYIGGYDGACYAVDIPTGELIWRTSAREFGGSIAIGSSPAYIDGTLYLLAEYSNPASGALWELEAETGATTWSDDDIWGMPHPSPAIDCEAGRLVSGSNDGVVYCWEFPSLERAWTFQAGGEDGPDGDEMADGQFHLGAEIKGTTPVYDGAVFVGSWDGRFYRLDLEDGTEEWAFETGRVIMSNPAVDPDEGVVYVGSDDNHVYALEAETGNELWSANVHGTVIGSLTATAETILVGSYDSHLYALEKATGERRWRVENRGHVTSGAIPRDGRIYYAERGVFSNYYDDDAETVFEEPGHAYCLVADE; from the coding sequence ATGCATGATCGGCCTCTCGAGCCCCAACGGACTCGAGCCGGGGAAAGCGACCGTGGTGCTCGCCCGTCTCGACGACGGCTGCTTGCCACCCTCGGGGCCGCTAGCATCGCTGGAGTCAGCGGGAGTACGCTCGTTGCCGGTCGGTCGATCCCCGACTGCACTCGAGTGCTTGATGACGCTGCGGACGCGCCTCGAGCGACGCCACAGCCGGTCGATGACGACGTGTCGATGTTCCGGCGCGGAGTGCGCCGGTACGGCTACTACCCCGAGGAAACCGTGCCGGACGAGGTTCGCGTCGACTGGTCGGTTCCGGTGAACGAAATCGGCCATACGGCGGCGAAATCGACGCCGCGGCCGACGCCGGACGGCGAAACGGTGCTCATCGCAAGCGACACCGGAGAAATTCACGCGGTGACGCCCGAGGGCGAGCGCCGGTGGACGCTCGAGACCGGTGCTGGAAACAGCCTTGGCTTTCATGGAACACCCGCAATCGTCGGTGAAACGGCCTACATCGGCGGCTACGATGGGGCATGCTACGCGGTCGATATTCCCACTGGTGAACTGATCTGGCGCACGAGCGCCCGCGAATTCGGCGGCTCGATTGCGATTGGCTCGAGTCCGGCCTACATCGACGGAACCCTCTACCTGCTCGCGGAGTACTCCAATCCAGCGAGTGGTGCGCTCTGGGAACTCGAGGCCGAAACGGGCGCGACGACCTGGAGCGACGACGACATCTGGGGGATGCCCCATCCCTCGCCGGCGATCGACTGCGAGGCGGGCCGACTCGTGTCGGGCTCAAACGACGGCGTTGTCTACTGCTGGGAGTTCCCCTCGCTCGAGCGCGCCTGGACGTTTCAGGCTGGCGGCGAGGACGGTCCGGACGGGGACGAGATGGCCGACGGACAGTTCCACCTCGGCGCGGAGATCAAGGGCACAACCCCAGTCTACGACGGCGCAGTCTTCGTCGGTTCGTGGGACGGGCGTTTCTATCGACTCGATCTCGAGGACGGAACCGAGGAGTGGGCGTTCGAAACAGGACGGGTGATTATGTCGAATCCAGCCGTCGATCCCGACGAGGGCGTCGTCTACGTCGGCAGCGACGATAACCACGTCTATGCACTCGAGGCTGAGACGGGCAACGAACTGTGGTCGGCGAACGTTCACGGTACCGTCATCGGTTCGCTCACCGCAACTGCTGAAACGATTCTGGTTGGCTCCTACGACAGCCATCTCTACGCACTCGAGAAAGCCACCGGCGAGCGTCGGTGGCGCGTCGAGAATCGCGGGCATGTGACGAGTGGGGCGATTCCTCGAGATGGGCGGATCTACTACGCCGAACGGGGCGTCTTTTCGAACTACTACGATGACGACGCGGAGACAGTGTTCGAGGAACCGGGTCATGCCTACTGTCTGGTCGCCGATGAGTGA
- a CDS encoding DUF1918 domain-containing protein, with translation MSFEKDDQVVLNDEHSEFDGESGTITQTMESMFGDTTYTVSFDDGQETGVPESDLEEADEDAVDDEDADE, from the coding sequence ATGAGCTTCGAGAAAGACGACCAGGTCGTTTTGAACGACGAACACAGCGAGTTCGACGGCGAAAGCGGCACCATCACCCAGACGATGGAGTCGATGTTCGGCGACACCACCTACACCGTCAGCTTCGACGACGGCCAGGAAACCGGTGTTCCCGAGAGCGACCTCGAGGAAGCCGACGAGGACGCAGTCGACGACGAAGACGCGGACGAATAA
- a CDS encoding 30S ribosomal protein S8e produces the protein MQDQGRSTRKRTGGRLKNVRNTRKDELGRLPTETEVGEPRFRTVAVHGNGTKTRALATNVASVNKGDETVAAEIDDVVENDANPNYVRRNIITKGAIIETSEGRARVQSRPGQTGQVNAISLE, from the coding sequence ATGCAAGATCAGGGACGCTCTACGCGCAAGCGTACCGGCGGTCGACTGAAGAACGTTCGAAACACTCGCAAAGACGAACTCGGACGTCTCCCCACCGAAACAGAAGTCGGTGAACCACGCTTCCGAACGGTTGCTGTCCACGGCAACGGTACCAAGACGCGTGCGCTCGCAACCAACGTTGCAAGCGTCAACAAAGGTGACGAGACGGTCGCAGCCGAGATTGATGACGTCGTGGAGAACGACGCCAACCCGAACTACGTTCGCCGAAACATCATCACGAAGGGTGCAATCATCGAAACCTCCGAAGGCCGCGCCCGCGTTCAGTCGCGTCCCGGCCAGACCGGACAGGTCAACGCCATCTCGCTCGAGTAA
- a CDS encoding SPFH domain-containing protein — MVSYFDALTPLQLQLEDPILLVGALALVLVVATVWSMVEIVDAYERSALTVFGEYRKLLEPGLNIVPPFVSRIYAFDMRTQTIDVPSQEAITRDNSPVTADAVVYIRVMNAKRAFLEVDDYERAVSNLSQTTLRAVIGDMELDDTLSRREMINERIRQELDEPTDEWGIRVESVEVREVTPSRDVKGAMEQQTSAERKRRAMILEAQGERRSAVERAEGNKQSEIIRAQGEKQSQILEAQGDSISTVLRAKSAESMGERAIIDRGMDTLAEIGQSDSTTFVMPQELTSMVGRYGKHLSDSDVAEDTDSLESLDFDEETRELIGLDDIAEIIGEIEDIEMDVEAMEQEAQAIQEGEDMPEEGGDVVDVAETRQGATDTDGGSDQS; from the coding sequence ATGGTATCATATTTCGACGCGCTCACACCGTTGCAACTCCAACTCGAGGACCCAATCCTCCTCGTTGGGGCGCTCGCGCTCGTGCTCGTCGTCGCCACTGTCTGGTCGATGGTGGAAATCGTCGACGCCTACGAGCGCAGTGCACTGACCGTCTTCGGGGAGTACCGCAAACTGCTCGAGCCAGGGCTGAACATCGTCCCACCGTTCGTCTCGCGGATTTACGCATTCGACATGCGAACGCAGACGATTGACGTGCCGAGTCAGGAAGCGATTACGCGGGACAACTCGCCTGTGACCGCCGACGCCGTCGTCTACATCCGTGTGATGAACGCGAAACGGGCGTTTCTCGAGGTTGATGACTACGAACGCGCCGTCTCGAACCTTTCACAGACGACGCTGCGGGCAGTCATCGGCGATATGGAACTCGATGACACCCTCAGCCGGCGAGAAATGATCAACGAGCGCATCCGTCAGGAACTCGACGAACCCACCGACGAGTGGGGGATCCGCGTCGAAAGCGTCGAAGTTCGGGAGGTCACGCCCTCGCGCGACGTCAAAGGCGCAATGGAGCAACAGACCTCCGCAGAGCGCAAACGTCGTGCCATGATTCTCGAGGCACAGGGTGAACGCCGCAGCGCCGTCGAGCGAGCAGAGGGTAACAAGCAGTCCGAGATTATCCGCGCCCAGGGTGAAAAGCAGAGTCAGATCCTCGAGGCACAGGGTGACTCGATTTCGACCGTCTTGCGAGCGAAATCCGCCGAGTCGATGGGCGAACGCGCCATCATCGACCGCGGAATGGATACGCTGGCAGAGATCGGCCAGAGCGACTCCACCACGTTCGTGATGCCACAGGAACTCACGTCGATGGTCGGCCGGTACGGCAAACACCTCTCCGATAGCGACGTCGCCGAGGACACCGATTCGCTCGAAAGTCTGGACTTCGACGAGGAGACTCGCGAATTGATCGGACTCGACGACATTGCCGAGATCATCGGCGAAATCGAGGACATCGAAATGGACGTCGAGGCGATGGAACAAGAAGCCCAGGCGATTCAGGAAGGCGAGGATATGCCGGAAGAAGGCGGTGACGTGGTCGATGTTGCAGAGACGAGACAGGGAGCGACAGATACCGACGGCGGATCGGACCAGAGCTAA
- a CDS encoding phosphopantetheine adenylyltransferase, with translation MDVALGGTFDPVHDGHRRLFERAFELGDVTVGLTSDDLAPKTRHVERHVRSYETRKAALAEELEDLAANQNREFEIRPLEEPTGIATEPQFDYLVVSPETKDGGEQINEIRRERGHDPLEVIVVPHVEADDGDIISSTRIVNGEIDEHGAVLEDGDGADGSE, from the coding sequence ATGGACGTCGCGCTTGGTGGGACGTTCGACCCCGTTCACGACGGTCATCGACGGCTGTTCGAGCGGGCGTTCGAACTCGGAGACGTAACCGTCGGACTGACGAGTGACGACCTCGCGCCGAAGACGCGCCACGTCGAACGCCACGTTCGGTCATACGAAACGCGCAAGGCCGCCCTCGCCGAGGAACTCGAGGACCTCGCCGCCAACCAAAACCGCGAGTTCGAGATTCGGCCACTCGAGGAGCCGACAGGAATTGCGACCGAACCGCAGTTTGACTATCTGGTCGTCTCACCGGAAACCAAAGACGGCGGCGAGCAGATCAACGAGATTCGGCGCGAACGCGGCCACGACCCACTCGAGGTCATCGTCGTTCCCCACGTCGAAGCCGACGACGGCGATATCATCTCGAGTACGCGAATCGTCAACGGCGAAATCGACGAGCACGGAGCCGTTCTCGAGGATGGGGACGGCGCAGACGGTAGCGAGTGA
- a CDS encoding RNA-binding protein, whose translation MPQIPLHYVDLRTFCYATEDEKRVEEALRTFLPGSDDDADDADDTEPFEIERVESDGHFGDRILVLSARIESADDVRYVLSRLADLESFDTLIGELDERVTENTELFLRLDKQAAFGGDVKLGDGITFRGKVEAYPAKKEKAVANAEDVLTQLRDDE comes from the coding sequence ATGCCCCAGATTCCGCTTCACTACGTCGATTTACGAACGTTCTGCTACGCCACCGAGGACGAAAAACGCGTCGAGGAAGCGCTTCGAACCTTCCTCCCCGGCAGTGACGACGATGCCGATGACGCCGACGACACCGAGCCGTTCGAGATCGAGCGCGTCGAAAGCGACGGCCACTTCGGCGACCGCATTCTTGTCCTCTCGGCGCGCATCGAGAGCGCCGACGACGTTCGATACGTCCTCTCGAGATTGGCAGACCTCGAGTCCTTCGACACGCTAATCGGTGAACTCGATGAACGCGTTACCGAAAACACCGAACTCTTCTTGCGCCTCGACAAGCAGGCCGCTTTCGGCGGCGACGTCAAACTGGGCGATGGCATCACCTTCCGCGGCAAGGTCGAAGCCTATCCCGCTAAAAAGGAAAAAGCCGTCGCTAACGCCGAAGACGTCTTAACACAGTTGCGCGACGACGAGTGA